Proteins from a single region of Oncorhynchus tshawytscha isolate Ot180627B linkage group LG03, Otsh_v2.0, whole genome shotgun sequence:
- the LOC112242285 gene encoding transcription factor Dp-1 isoform X1: MPTKTAAEEAEEKSALVGLMETNGELKVFIDQNRSPSKGVLSLVAVHPVSIPMAKQLLPKTLGPSNVNIAPHMVIGTPQRPSVSSAILVNSPQTPNSQFLTQSQPADASPWSSGKRGKKGEKNGKGLRHFSMKVCEKVQKKGVTTYNEVADELVAEFSAADNHISPNDSHVYDQKNIRRRVYDALNVLMAMNIISKEKKEIKWIGLPTNSAQECQNLEVERQRRLERIKQKQSQLQELILQQIAFKNLVQRNRQTEQQANRPPPPNSLIHLPFIIINTSKKTVIDCSISNDKFEYLFNFDNMFEIHDDIEVLKRMGMACGLEVGKCSPEDLKVARSLVPKALEPYVTEMAQGPISNVYITGGSSTNGRRHHGQGSDSGADGPLASSSNDSHYSSSRVETPVSYMGDDDEEDDYDENDDED; this comes from the exons aTGCCAACAAAAACAGCCGCCGAAGAAGCAGAAGAAAAGAGTGCACTT GTTGGTCTGATGGAAACCAATGGAGAATTGAAGGTTTTCATTGACCAGAATCGGAGTCCTAGTAAAG GTGTCCTGTCTCTGGTTGCTGTCCATCCTGTGTCAATCCCCATGGCTAAACAACTACTGCCTAAAACCCTGGGGCCCTCCAATGTCAACATTGCTCCACACATG GTGATTGGTACGCCCCAGAGGCCCAGTGTTTCCAGTGCCATACTTGTGAACAGCCCTCAAACACCCAACTCCCAGTTCCTCACACAGAGCCAGCCGGCCGACGCATCGCCATGGTCCTCGGG GAAGCGTGGTAAGAAGGGGGAGAAGAATGGCAAGGGCCTGAGACATTTCTCCATGAAGGTGTGTGAGAAGGTGCAGAAGAAAGGTGTAACCACCTACAACGAGGTGGCAGACGAGCTGGTGGCGGAGTTCAGCGCTGCAGACAACCACATCTCCCCCAACGACTCA CATGTGTACGACCAGAAGAACATCAGACGGCGTGTGTATGACGCGCTCAACGTGCTCATGGCCATGAACATCATCtctaaagagaagaaagagatcaAGTGGATTGGTCTGCCTACCAACTCAGCCCAGGAGTGCCAGAACCTAGAG GTGGAGAGACAAAGGCGACTGGAGAGAATCAAGCAGAAGCAGTCACAACTCCAAGAACTCATATTACAG CAAATAGCCTTTAAGAACCTGGTGCAGCGGAACAGACAGACGGAACAGCAGGCCAACAGACCTCCGCCCCCCAACTCTCTCATCCACCTCcccttcatcatcatcaacaccagCAAGAAGACAGTCATCGACTGTAGCATCTCAAACGAcaa GTTTGAGTACCTGTTTAACTTCGACAACATGTTTGAGATCCACGATGATATTGAGGTGCTGAAGCGTATGGGCATGGCCTGTGGCCTGGAGGTGGGCAAATGTTCCCCGGAGGACCTGAAGGTGGCACGCAGCCTGGTGCCCAAAGCCCTGGAGCCCTACgtcacag AGATGGCCCAGGGTCCCATCAGTAACGTCTACATCACTGGAGGATCCTCCACCAACGGGCGGCGCCATCACGGCCAGGGCAG tGACAGCGGTGCAGATGGTCCCCTGGCCTCCAGCTCTAATGACTCTCACTACAGCAGCTCCCGTGTTGAGACCCCCGTGTCGTACATGGGGGATGATGACGAGGAGGACGACTACGACGAGAACGACGATGAAGATTAA
- the LOC112242285 gene encoding transcription factor Dp-1 isoform X2: MAKDVSLIRDNQVGLMETNGELKVFIDQNRSPSKGVLSLVAVHPVSIPMAKQLLPKTLGPSNVNIAPHMVIGTPQRPSVSSAILVNSPQTPNSQFLTQSQPADASPWSSGKRGKKGEKNGKGLRHFSMKVCEKVQKKGVTTYNEVADELVAEFSAADNHISPNDSHVYDQKNIRRRVYDALNVLMAMNIISKEKKEIKWIGLPTNSAQECQNLEVERQRRLERIKQKQSQLQELILQQIAFKNLVQRNRQTEQQANRPPPPNSLIHLPFIIINTSKKTVIDCSISNDKFEYLFNFDNMFEIHDDIEVLKRMGMACGLEVGKCSPEDLKVARSLVPKALEPYVTEMAQGPISNVYITGGSSTNGRRHHGQGSDSGADGPLASSSNDSHYSSSRVETPVSYMGDDDEEDDYDENDDED, translated from the exons ATGGCCAAAGATGTGAGTCTGATCAGAGACAACCAG GTTGGTCTGATGGAAACCAATGGAGAATTGAAGGTTTTCATTGACCAGAATCGGAGTCCTAGTAAAG GTGTCCTGTCTCTGGTTGCTGTCCATCCTGTGTCAATCCCCATGGCTAAACAACTACTGCCTAAAACCCTGGGGCCCTCCAATGTCAACATTGCTCCACACATG GTGATTGGTACGCCCCAGAGGCCCAGTGTTTCCAGTGCCATACTTGTGAACAGCCCTCAAACACCCAACTCCCAGTTCCTCACACAGAGCCAGCCGGCCGACGCATCGCCATGGTCCTCGGG GAAGCGTGGTAAGAAGGGGGAGAAGAATGGCAAGGGCCTGAGACATTTCTCCATGAAGGTGTGTGAGAAGGTGCAGAAGAAAGGTGTAACCACCTACAACGAGGTGGCAGACGAGCTGGTGGCGGAGTTCAGCGCTGCAGACAACCACATCTCCCCCAACGACTCA CATGTGTACGACCAGAAGAACATCAGACGGCGTGTGTATGACGCGCTCAACGTGCTCATGGCCATGAACATCATCtctaaagagaagaaagagatcaAGTGGATTGGTCTGCCTACCAACTCAGCCCAGGAGTGCCAGAACCTAGAG GTGGAGAGACAAAGGCGACTGGAGAGAATCAAGCAGAAGCAGTCACAACTCCAAGAACTCATATTACAG CAAATAGCCTTTAAGAACCTGGTGCAGCGGAACAGACAGACGGAACAGCAGGCCAACAGACCTCCGCCCCCCAACTCTCTCATCCACCTCcccttcatcatcatcaacaccagCAAGAAGACAGTCATCGACTGTAGCATCTCAAACGAcaa GTTTGAGTACCTGTTTAACTTCGACAACATGTTTGAGATCCACGATGATATTGAGGTGCTGAAGCGTATGGGCATGGCCTGTGGCCTGGAGGTGGGCAAATGTTCCCCGGAGGACCTGAAGGTGGCACGCAGCCTGGTGCCCAAAGCCCTGGAGCCCTACgtcacag AGATGGCCCAGGGTCCCATCAGTAACGTCTACATCACTGGAGGATCCTCCACCAACGGGCGGCGCCATCACGGCCAGGGCAG tGACAGCGGTGCAGATGGTCCCCTGGCCTCCAGCTCTAATGACTCTCACTACAGCAGCTCCCGTGTTGAGACCCCCGTGTCGTACATGGGGGATGATGACGAGGAGGACGACTACGACGAGAACGACGATGAAGATTAA
- the LOC112242285 gene encoding transcription factor Dp-1 isoform X3 → MAKDVGLMETNGELKVFIDQNRSPSKGVLSLVAVHPVSIPMAKQLLPKTLGPSNVNIAPHMVIGTPQRPSVSSAILVNSPQTPNSQFLTQSQPADASPWSSGKRGKKGEKNGKGLRHFSMKVCEKVQKKGVTTYNEVADELVAEFSAADNHISPNDSHVYDQKNIRRRVYDALNVLMAMNIISKEKKEIKWIGLPTNSAQECQNLEVERQRRLERIKQKQSQLQELILQQIAFKNLVQRNRQTEQQANRPPPPNSLIHLPFIIINTSKKTVIDCSISNDKFEYLFNFDNMFEIHDDIEVLKRMGMACGLEVGKCSPEDLKVARSLVPKALEPYVTEMAQGPISNVYITGGSSTNGRRHHGQGSDSGADGPLASSSNDSHYSSSRVETPVSYMGDDDEEDDYDENDDED, encoded by the exons ATGGCCAAAGAT GTTGGTCTGATGGAAACCAATGGAGAATTGAAGGTTTTCATTGACCAGAATCGGAGTCCTAGTAAAG GTGTCCTGTCTCTGGTTGCTGTCCATCCTGTGTCAATCCCCATGGCTAAACAACTACTGCCTAAAACCCTGGGGCCCTCCAATGTCAACATTGCTCCACACATG GTGATTGGTACGCCCCAGAGGCCCAGTGTTTCCAGTGCCATACTTGTGAACAGCCCTCAAACACCCAACTCCCAGTTCCTCACACAGAGCCAGCCGGCCGACGCATCGCCATGGTCCTCGGG GAAGCGTGGTAAGAAGGGGGAGAAGAATGGCAAGGGCCTGAGACATTTCTCCATGAAGGTGTGTGAGAAGGTGCAGAAGAAAGGTGTAACCACCTACAACGAGGTGGCAGACGAGCTGGTGGCGGAGTTCAGCGCTGCAGACAACCACATCTCCCCCAACGACTCA CATGTGTACGACCAGAAGAACATCAGACGGCGTGTGTATGACGCGCTCAACGTGCTCATGGCCATGAACATCATCtctaaagagaagaaagagatcaAGTGGATTGGTCTGCCTACCAACTCAGCCCAGGAGTGCCAGAACCTAGAG GTGGAGAGACAAAGGCGACTGGAGAGAATCAAGCAGAAGCAGTCACAACTCCAAGAACTCATATTACAG CAAATAGCCTTTAAGAACCTGGTGCAGCGGAACAGACAGACGGAACAGCAGGCCAACAGACCTCCGCCCCCCAACTCTCTCATCCACCTCcccttcatcatcatcaacaccagCAAGAAGACAGTCATCGACTGTAGCATCTCAAACGAcaa GTTTGAGTACCTGTTTAACTTCGACAACATGTTTGAGATCCACGATGATATTGAGGTGCTGAAGCGTATGGGCATGGCCTGTGGCCTGGAGGTGGGCAAATGTTCCCCGGAGGACCTGAAGGTGGCACGCAGCCTGGTGCCCAAAGCCCTGGAGCCCTACgtcacag AGATGGCCCAGGGTCCCATCAGTAACGTCTACATCACTGGAGGATCCTCCACCAACGGGCGGCGCCATCACGGCCAGGGCAG tGACAGCGGTGCAGATGGTCCCCTGGCCTCCAGCTCTAATGACTCTCACTACAGCAGCTCCCGTGTTGAGACCCCCGTGTCGTACATGGGGGATGATGACGAGGAGGACGACTACGACGAGAACGACGATGAAGATTAA